In Levilactobacillus brevis, a single genomic region encodes these proteins:
- the gnd gene encoding decarboxylating 6-phosphogluconate dehydrogenase has product MKIGLVGLGKMGSNLAQNMMDNGHEVVGFDLNKDFVKEVAGFGAEAATSLDDLLSKLPSPKIVWLMLPAGKPTESTVATLTEVLSAGDYIVDGGNSFWQNSVEDAKKAEAKGINFFDCGTSGGQSGARHDGNFMIGGTSAEAFETLKPVFEGIAQENGYLYTGAAGSGHYLKMVHNGIEYGMMEAIGEGFDVLEHSDFNYDNEAVARLWNSGSVVRSWLMELAQEAFSKDANLEEIRGTMHSSGEGKWTLQEALNQEVPVPVISLALMMRYRSMENDTFTGKVVSALRNGFGGHAVDKIK; this is encoded by the coding sequence ATGAAGATTGGATTAGTTGGATTAGGTAAGATGGGTAGCAACTTAGCTCAAAATATGATGGACAACGGTCACGAAGTTGTTGGATTTGATTTGAACAAGGATTTTGTTAAAGAAGTTGCCGGATTCGGCGCAGAAGCTGCGACGTCACTGGACGATTTGCTTAGCAAGTTGCCTTCTCCTAAGATTGTTTGGTTGATGTTGCCAGCTGGCAAGCCAACCGAATCAACTGTTGCCACGTTGACTGAGGTATTAAGTGCCGGCGACTACATCGTTGATGGCGGGAACTCCTTCTGGCAAAACTCCGTTGAAGATGCCAAGAAGGCCGAAGCCAAGGGTATTAACTTCTTCGATTGTGGGACGTCTGGTGGTCAATCTGGTGCCCGGCATGATGGGAACTTCATGATTGGTGGGACCAGTGCGGAAGCCTTTGAAACGTTGAAGCCAGTCTTCGAAGGCATTGCTCAAGAAAATGGTTACCTGTACACCGGCGCTGCTGGTTCAGGCCATTACTTGAAGATGGTGCACAATGGTATTGAATACGGGATGATGGAAGCTATCGGTGAAGGATTTGATGTCCTAGAACACAGTGACTTCAACTACGATAACGAAGCCGTTGCCCGTCTGTGGAACTCCGGTTCAGTGGTTCGTTCATGGCTGATGGAATTGGCTCAGGAAGCCTTCTCTAAGGATGCCAACCTTGAAGAAATTCGGGGAACGATGCACAGTTCTGGTGAAGGTAAGTGGACGTTACAAGAAGCCCTCAACCAAGAAGTTCCAGTTCCAGTTATCAGCCTTGCGTTGATGATGCGTTACCGTTCAATGGAAAACGATACCTTTACAGGTAAAGTTGTTTCCGCTTTACGGAATGGTTTTGGTGGTCACGCGGTCGACAAGATCAAGTAA